Proteins from a single region of Dyadobacter fanqingshengii:
- a CDS encoding contractile injection system tape measure protein, protein MGQHLIHSQILDLRYKDEGRAKAAINQWSDRFQKEWLPVLEQALDELDTDGKWIRLDRVEINLGKIGEGISPELFQQKLKESLKTQLLKQISTAPITLSAEQNVKSHIPHDETKSVELLDYLLRNGHRPWWASQYNKEGIRGLIQSFLAGKNPVFYGWIRSESFTPAMLSRLELHLNGKTILKLISMAFSEKLNEHLTLRKSLIFALSPEVYSENKLGQKLDRCFLEAFLISETKLSDPISKWLKAQLNRSSTSEEYSVLLAELIPGSSKKEALEKMWSKWTHTTTYKNASQNSESQAVAQQIAKAKFYEKLPKSGSTEKAGQPVSHVKIGFDETFPISNAGLVLAAPYLPFFFKGLGLVEDKQFVSIESQNRAALLIQAFLDDSFSYEESDLLLNKILCGLAPTEPISVTFSPTQTEREEIANLLDAMAGRWTAVKGTSGSSMARSFFPREGSLKRTGKGYNLAIPRISIDILLNKLPWTISMIKLPWMNELLFTEW, encoded by the coding sequence ATGGGACAACATCTGATCCATAGCCAAATTCTGGACCTGCGTTACAAAGACGAGGGCAGGGCGAAAGCGGCTATAAATCAGTGGAGCGACCGATTTCAAAAAGAGTGGCTGCCTGTGCTGGAACAGGCCCTGGATGAGTTGGACACGGATGGCAAATGGATCCGTCTTGATCGGGTTGAGATTAATTTGGGGAAAATCGGGGAGGGTATATCTCCTGAATTATTTCAGCAAAAATTAAAGGAAAGCCTGAAAACACAGCTTTTAAAACAGATTTCAACGGCCCCGATAACGCTTTCAGCGGAACAAAATGTAAAATCGCATATTCCTCACGATGAAACAAAGTCGGTGGAATTATTGGACTATCTGCTTCGAAACGGGCATAGGCCATGGTGGGCTTCTCAGTACAACAAGGAGGGAATTCGAGGTCTGATTCAGAGTTTTTTGGCGGGGAAAAACCCGGTATTTTATGGATGGATCCGATCGGAATCCTTTACTCCGGCCATGCTTTCCCGACTGGAACTTCACTTGAACGGTAAGACAATCCTGAAACTGATTTCCATGGCTTTTTCTGAAAAACTAAACGAGCATTTGACCCTCAGGAAAAGTTTGATATTCGCACTTTCTCCTGAGGTATACTCCGAAAATAAGCTTGGGCAAAAGCTGGATAGATGCTTTCTGGAGGCTTTTCTCATTTCAGAAACCAAACTTTCTGACCCGATTTCGAAATGGCTAAAGGCTCAGTTAAATAGATCCTCTACATCTGAGGAGTATTCGGTGTTATTGGCTGAACTGATTCCTGGCTCTTCTAAAAAAGAAGCTTTGGAAAAAATGTGGTCAAAATGGACCCACACCACGACATATAAAAACGCCAGCCAGAACTCAGAGAGCCAAGCAGTAGCTCAGCAAATAGCGAAAGCCAAATTTTATGAAAAATTGCCTAAATCAGGTTCAACGGAAAAGGCTGGTCAACCTGTCTCACATGTAAAAATTGGCTTTGATGAAACTTTTCCCATTTCAAATGCTGGGTTGGTATTAGCGGCGCCTTATTTGCCATTCTTTTTCAAAGGACTTGGTCTGGTTGAGGATAAGCAATTTGTATCAATAGAATCCCAGAATAGAGCAGCACTTTTAATTCAGGCATTTTTGGATGATTCTTTTAGCTATGAAGAATCCGACTTGCTGTTAAATAAGATTCTGTGCGGGCTGGCGCCTACCGAACCTATTAGCGTCACTTTTTCTCCTACCCAAACGGAGAGGGAGGAAATCGCAAATCTGCTCGATGCCATGGCCGGGCGTTGGACCGCCGTGAAAGGTACTTCAGGGAGTTCGATGGCAAGAAGCTTTTTCCCAAGAGAAGGGAGCCTGAAACGAACAGGAAAAGGCTACAACCTGGCGATTCCGCGGATTTCGATAGATATACTTCTTAACAAGCTCCCGTGGACGATCAGTATGATCAAACTTCCCTGGATGAACGAACTCCTTTTCACAGAATGGTAA
- a CDS encoding Ig-like domain-containing protein, whose protein sequence is MSQIIPTYPIFEGSQVLTSDQLNQLSAYLDQQNRLTRSKLIGIGIVCGLQIQPFPDGLKISKGLGITSEGFLIQIGTDFIGTHYRRYVIPEGVSYRPFESPNGLGVLVQDVELWEMLSEKPVDETGVKKLNNPTAFLTDKYVLLFIEIFDRDLKSCLGNACDDKGKDRIFSLRRLLVSQTDLDLILTRSANVSGSFSGAPNLKTFRLKKPLFSPADLESNQLQAFVKHYQDTILETIKPEFWENLKRGYSVFEPILGKSFGFNNPFDQAAIISKIAQVQISLNALAADIKGVQYLWDFFKELALAWEEFVEAGLSLWYSCPTDPSLFPLHMLLGKARPETENAEEFYKYRRGFVQPPIFNEQKLLKDVTAQRYRRLVLMIETLELEILNNPRPAEFPVKITPSKEKQGVLGQRSIPYYYNLKSKGTLGSWFSLEKTWMDAENKHLWSADRQEILSYDNQPDVPNPNGTFLESPLNYDLEAYPFLRIEGHLDQEIDQAKDEVEKLIRQFNLPIHLETLHLDAGGLLDVEHCGWNDLQEEYLHHRLQLIGLIRDIKEIINFLQEMNKKFIEKGRNELFEPELEKQVLEYFEEFNVWVESLNECLKDLIWEKFQTGYKKVLQTLLDILLIRMKLLDKIDFSKQDPDQDLELYNGLLTRVSPILYRILDLFYFTKIQRLYLSYLKRTEKLQNSRKFSEYLKQNPGLVHEAGVYRGGTFFLLYLQTTGKVIGDLSLAGSACTCDCDDPCRDSKWDILPPFARPDFAIAFRNKQIRIEVMINDRSPVERKYRVEPSSDRSVNGGEVKQDEDKSAFLYIPPKDFLGDDSFTYLLTDEESGLVDEGRVTIWVKNPESKTCYTAEILTCWGETNVNETLERRRISRENMTFEQRVQVLLNSLATSKGFTLDEIRSSVLEGNEERKQLLTCLGMNVENASRDQMEKTILDYQNSNCGVIETPSPAECTSRRVTGSVRDNKGNPIPAAAVIIKGTTIGTQTDLNGKFVINFPNPGVELTVAVVGFRQVVRRICSESTVTIVLNPLAIREIVVVGVKPVTLDKTILSEILAVKGVKIENLANITKDELIKLATEGKEEISFKPEELGGLKSDTLKLIAGTKSISVRSTDTKAILIGRILGN, encoded by the coding sequence ATGAGCCAGATCATTCCGACATATCCAATTTTTGAAGGCAGCCAGGTGCTCACCAGCGACCAGCTCAATCAGCTCAGCGCCTATCTGGATCAGCAAAACAGGCTCACCCGATCCAAATTGATCGGAATCGGGATTGTTTGCGGGCTTCAGATTCAACCCTTTCCGGATGGCTTAAAAATCTCCAAAGGACTTGGTATCACCTCAGAAGGCTTTTTGATACAAATCGGAACAGACTTTATCGGTACTCACTATCGTCGCTACGTGATTCCGGAAGGAGTGAGTTACAGGCCGTTTGAATCTCCAAACGGGCTTGGGGTTTTGGTACAGGATGTGGAGCTCTGGGAGATGCTTTCTGAAAAACCTGTGGACGAGACCGGAGTCAAAAAGCTGAACAACCCGACTGCCTTTTTAACTGACAAATATGTTCTGCTTTTTATTGAAATATTCGACCGCGATCTTAAATCCTGTCTGGGCAATGCCTGTGATGACAAGGGTAAAGACCGGATTTTTTCGTTAAGAAGATTACTCGTAAGTCAAACCGACCTGGACCTGATCCTGACCAGATCAGCAAACGTTTCCGGGAGCTTCTCGGGAGCTCCGAACTTAAAGACATTTCGATTGAAAAAACCACTTTTTAGCCCCGCTGATCTTGAATCGAATCAGCTGCAAGCTTTTGTAAAACACTACCAGGATACCATTCTGGAAACAATCAAGCCAGAATTTTGGGAAAATTTAAAAAGAGGTTATTCTGTTTTTGAACCCATTCTGGGAAAGAGCTTTGGCTTTAACAATCCATTTGACCAGGCGGCCATCATATCGAAAATCGCCCAAGTTCAAATCAGTCTTAACGCGCTGGCGGCCGATATCAAAGGTGTCCAATACCTGTGGGATTTCTTCAAAGAACTGGCCTTAGCTTGGGAGGAATTTGTGGAAGCGGGTCTCTCGCTCTGGTATTCCTGTCCGACAGATCCTTCTCTTTTTCCACTTCATATGCTGCTGGGAAAAGCCAGGCCGGAAACTGAAAATGCAGAAGAGTTTTACAAATACCGTCGTGGATTTGTGCAACCGCCTATTTTCAACGAACAGAAACTCCTCAAAGATGTTACCGCACAACGTTACCGAAGGCTGGTGCTCATGATCGAAACTCTTGAACTTGAGATACTAAATAATCCCCGCCCGGCAGAATTCCCTGTGAAAATTACGCCGAGCAAGGAAAAGCAGGGGGTATTGGGTCAAAGGAGTATTCCCTACTATTATAACCTGAAAAGCAAAGGAACGCTTGGAAGCTGGTTTTCGCTTGAAAAAACCTGGATGGATGCTGAGAACAAACACCTTTGGTCGGCAGATCGACAAGAGATTCTCAGCTATGATAATCAGCCGGATGTGCCGAATCCAAACGGAACATTTTTGGAGTCTCCCTTGAATTACGACCTTGAAGCCTATCCTTTTTTGAGAATTGAAGGGCATTTGGATCAGGAGATTGACCAGGCAAAAGATGAGGTAGAGAAATTAATCAGACAGTTCAATCTCCCGATTCACCTGGAAACGTTGCATTTAGATGCCGGAGGACTTCTTGATGTTGAACATTGCGGCTGGAACGATCTTCAGGAGGAATATTTACATCATCGCCTTCAGCTGATAGGATTGATCCGAGACATCAAGGAAATCATCAATTTCCTGCAGGAAATGAATAAGAAATTTATTGAAAAAGGAAGAAATGAACTCTTTGAGCCCGAACTGGAGAAGCAGGTATTAGAATATTTTGAGGAGTTTAACGTCTGGGTCGAATCGCTGAACGAGTGTCTTAAAGATCTGATTTGGGAAAAATTTCAAACTGGCTATAAAAAAGTCCTTCAGACCCTGCTTGATATTTTACTGATCCGGATGAAACTGCTGGACAAAATTGACTTTTCTAAACAAGATCCCGACCAGGACCTGGAACTCTATAACGGTCTTTTAACCCGTGTTTCTCCGATCTTGTACCGAATCCTGGATTTGTTCTATTTCACTAAAATACAGCGACTTTATCTTAGTTATCTGAAACGAACGGAGAAGCTGCAAAACTCCCGGAAGTTTTCGGAATATCTTAAACAAAATCCAGGGCTTGTTCACGAGGCAGGAGTGTATCGCGGGGGGACATTTTTCCTGCTCTATCTGCAAACGACGGGCAAAGTGATCGGAGATCTTAGTTTGGCGGGATCTGCTTGCACCTGTGATTGCGACGATCCCTGCAGAGATTCAAAATGGGATATCTTACCGCCTTTTGCCAGACCGGATTTCGCGATTGCCTTCCGGAATAAACAGATTCGCATAGAAGTAATGATCAATGATCGTTCGCCAGTCGAGCGAAAGTACCGGGTAGAGCCTTCCTCGGACAGGTCGGTAAACGGAGGCGAGGTCAAGCAGGACGAAGACAAATCTGCGTTTCTTTATATACCCCCCAAAGATTTCCTCGGGGACGATTCATTTACCTATCTTCTCACTGACGAGGAATCCGGCCTGGTTGATGAAGGCCGTGTAACAATTTGGGTAAAAAATCCGGAATCAAAAACTTGCTATACGGCGGAAATCCTGACTTGTTGGGGTGAAACTAATGTCAACGAAACCCTCGAACGAAGAAGAATTAGCCGTGAGAATATGACTTTTGAACAGCGGGTACAGGTTCTCCTGAATAGCCTCGCCACAAGCAAAGGCTTCACGCTCGACGAAATCCGTTCCTCGGTTCTGGAAGGAAATGAGGAAAGGAAACAACTTCTCACTTGTTTGGGAATGAATGTCGAAAACGCCAGCCGGGATCAGATGGAAAAAACGATCCTCGACTATCAAAATTCAAATTGCGGAGTAATCGAAACCCCTTCTCCTGCTGAATGCACTTCAAGAAGAGTTACAGGAAGCGTCAGGGATAACAAAGGAAACCCAATTCCGGCGGCCGCAGTAATTATTAAGGGAACAACGATTGGCACACAAACCGACTTAAACGGCAAGTTTGTTATTAATTTCCCAAACCCAGGGGTGGAGCTAACTGTCGCTGTGGTTGGATTCAGGCAGGTTGTTCGGCGGATTTGCAGTGAAAGTACGGTGACCATTGTCCTAAATCCGCTTGCAATCAGAGAGATTGTGGTGGTGGGCGTGAAACCAGTTACATTGGATAAAACAATCCTCTCCGAAATCCTTGCTGTCAAAGGAGTGAAAATAGAAAACTTAGCCAATATAACTAAGGACGAGCTCATAAAACTGGCGACCGAGGGTAAAGAGGAAATCTCTTTTAAACCAGAAGAGTTAGGCGGTCTGAAAAGTGACACGCTTAAGTTGATAGCGGGAACGAAAAGTATCAGTGTCAGAAGTACCGATACGAAGGCGATCTTAATAGGTAGAATTCTCGGGAACTAA